The genomic interval AGCGAGAGAGATTATTAGACGGACACGTcgtcccctccccccccccccccccccccccccccccgcccacCAATCGCATCCACGCACGCCGCCCACGCTGCGGCCTCTGCGGGCGGAGAGGCAGAGATCTGAATGATTGCTTGCCTGCTTGCTTCTTATCTTTCCTCTGCCGCTTTCGTCCAATCCGCTGGCCGTGCAGCGAATCCgcgcatttttttctttttcctttctggTGATGGGAGTTGTTTTAGTTCTTTGATTTCCGCCGTGGATTCGCCGCTGATTCTTGGGAGGATTGGATTTGGCGGCCATGTGGTTTGGTCTTGTTTGAGCGAGCACAGTTTGGTGCAGGTGCAGGGAGGGAGTTCGtcgtgtttatttttttttttgggggcgaATTCTTGATTGTTTTGGggggcttcttcttcttgcttggaGGAGCATGCAAGAGGAATAGCATCCTtggagggatttttttttcttttgttggagAGGTGAGATTGttaggcggtggtggtggttcggCCATGGCGTCGAGGGACTTCTTGGGCGtgttcggcggcggtggcggcgagaggagggcggcgaATGGGTCCGGGAGCGCGGTGGGCGGCGAGTCGGACGAGATCGAGCTGAGCCTGGGGCTGTCGCTGGGCGGCCGCTTCGGCACCGACATGTCCCCGGACGCCAAGCGCGCGCGGCTGGCGCGGTCATCGTCCATCGCGTCCGTCTGCTCCGtgtccgccgccgacggcgacccctcccccgcggcgccgctgccgctgctgcgcaCCAGCTCGCTGCCCACGGAGACcgaggaggagcggtggcgcCGCAGGGAGATGcagaaccgccgccgcctggaggCCCGGCGGAAGCGGCTCGAGCGGAGGATCTCCGTCGGGTCGTCGTCGGTCCCGAACAAGCCCGGcagggaggacggcggcgacggcgccgttAACAGGTTGCAGCTGAGGAGGTCAATCGGGTCGCAGGGGAGCAGCTCGGCCAACCCGCAGGATCAAGGTATAAGCAGTAATTTGATTAATTTCAGCATGTTCAATTGTTCATACTCTTGTATAAGCAGTAATTTGATTTCAGCATGTTCAATTGTTCATACTCTTGTATTTCTATGCCTTTTAATTAACTATTGTGCTTGAGATGCATCGCAAAAAGGTTTATCGTTGTGAGATTCTAACCTGCCAAGTTTTAGAATCGAAAATTGTTTCTATTTGTTAATCCAATATTGTTGGTTAGATTCAGGCTGTGTATATATGGTTGGGAAATTTCACTAAAACTTGAATATAACTAGACTTAGGCAGACTTGTATTTGAAATTCGGTAAATGCCGCCGGAGGTTCGCTTGCCTAAATGGTAGGCTAAGATGTAGTACGCCGGCAAAAGTTGGCACTAGACGAAACAGACCAGATTAACAGTGCATTTTAGGTCATGACTCATGACTAGGATGATTGTCTCCTTCTACGTGTGCATGTGTTTTGGCGCGCAAATCTATTGATTTTTGATATTATTATCTCCTACGTGTGCATGGTTTTTTGGCGCGCAAAACTATTGATTTTCAAAGTCCTGACGTGCGGACATATATAGAAGTATATGGGATTGTGATCCACTTAcatgtgctgttcagtgttcacTATCAGGTATACTTACTGTTTTGGCTCACAAAATGATTGCTCTTCCTGTTGAAATGTGTTCAAAGATCTAAAAGTATATGGGATGCTATCGACTTACATCTTCTGTTgtcatcatgtttttgtctaatggaaaattttaatttgattagTGGATGAATCTAAAGGCTGTGCATGCTTGTCAAATCAGAATGAAATTTATCTTTGTTGTTGGCTTGAATCTTAATCATGTTAATGTTTTTCACGTACAGTATGATGCAATTTTTGGTTCGCTAGTATGTAACTATGATCATGTGCCATAATTTGACTTTAGGTGTGGTAAATGTTTTCTATGTTTAGAATGATGCTTTCAACCCTTTCAACTAGCCATATTTTCTTGAACAGGCTTTATTAccaatacttttaaaaaaagaaacttctGAACTACTCCAATGTTCTATTTAGGTATGGTTAGGTGCAGGGATTTAGACCAGGGAAAAACAGTTAGTGGAAATAACCATAATTCCAATTGACAACTTTTATGCCATTTGCTGACATGGCAGAAAAAGTGAGATTCTAATCAACTCTTCCTACTCTTCACCTTTTAATTGGTACCACTGAATTCAGGTTGTATTCGAAGTCAGAGTGTTGATGATCAAAAATTGTGTCTCTTGACAAGTTGTTAAAAAGAACTCGACAAGCAGTTTCACACTTTTCTAAGAGATGGCACTGGTACTTCATTTAATATTTTGAACTATAGAAGGTTCATGTTTATGTTAGTTCCACTAGAGCATACCTCAATGACAGCTTAAATACtgtttattaatatattttttttggttagaCTTTGAAGGGACCACATATAGCATTACCTAAATTTAGCACTTCTCTCCGAACTACATAAGGCTATTTTGCATCTAATGTGATAATCATGAACTCACTAGGTAACTTGTTATTACACTAAAAAAATGTTCACACATCACGCTTATGATTCATGTGTCCTGAAAgcatgcaaatatatatatttgatatttgattCATCGTGATTGGTACTTGGAAGAATCTGTTGTGGCTAGTACAAAATTGTGTTATCAAAATGAGATGGTTGATaaagtgaaaaataaatttgtggTCAAATTTATGCTTGAGGCTGTACATCAAGGAAACTCAAAACTTTCAATGTTGTTCTCAGGTCCTGATGGAAGTGCAATCTGCCAATCCACGGAGGCGAGAAGCCCATCAACCTCTGATGATACCAACCAAAACAGTGCACTTCCTCCAACAGCATCAACTGGCAAGCCGCTAAACGGCACCGTGACACAGCAGTCCCCGTTGCGAACGCTTGGGTCCCTGACAATGCGGACGAGCAGCACTGGCGACATCGGGAAGATCATGATGGACATGCCAATGGTGTCTTCCAAGGTGGAAGGGCCCAATGGTAGGAAGATAGATGGCTTCCTGTACAAGTACAGGAAAGGTGAGGATGTGAGTATAATGTGTGTCTGCCATGGTAAATTCCATAGTCCTGCAGAGTTTGTGAAGCACGCTGGAGGGGGAGACGTCTCAAATCCGCTTAGGCATATCGTCGTCAATCCCTCGCCATCGGTGTTCTTGTAATCACAGCCTAGGGAGGTTTTTCTTCACATTCTTTACCTGTTGAAAACCTGTAACTTGTGTTTGTAACTTCTGATAAACACCCTGTTTCCGTGCGTGCAACGGAACGAGGGTCCAAGCAAATTTACCAAATTGTGAGAATAGCAGAGCATGTTCAGAAGAAATGTCATATGCATCTCGATTGATATGTTAATATCATTGTGCAGTTCGCGTTAGCCTCAATGAGCACGATGATAAAAACtgctgttttttctttctttcttctgctCGGGCAGTCTAGCACTTTACGACTACCAATTTGTAGTTTCGCACAGGGGATGGCATTGTCCATGCGACCATGTCTAACAAGAAACAAATAGCAGAAGCCTGCCACTGCTATATCTCGCAGAGTGGCAACAAATTTGTTAGCCTGGTTGCACACAAGAAAACTATGAAGACAGATTACGAAATAACTATTAAACGACCGTAAATTGTCCACAAAATCATGACTAGCAAGGCTTTGTAATAGACGCCAAACTCTACGAAACTAGGTTACAAAGTGGGTATGCCAAAATTGTGACTAGGTTACAATGGATCTATAGTATTTGGACTACAATCAAGGCAGAAAAACTTGTTCTACTGTCATACACATTACATATCGATCCTGATGAGCTACTCTACCTAAGGACACTGGGTCAACCTTGAGCAACCTATACGAACTACATACAAATAGGGCTCATATAATGGTGATTTATTGCATTATATTATGAATTATTCCACCAATGCTCTGCACATGAGTGCCCGTTCAGAATGTGCATCACTGCTCATACTGACCACAAGTCAAACATGAAAAATCTGGCAATTATTAGCTCAACCAGATGGAACAGTGCAAGACAAAAGAAACTCAAACCTGCTATGGCTTCTGGAGAACCAAAGGACAGCAAAGGTAGCTAGGCGTTTAATGAAAGCAGCTGCTCTTATCATATCCTGCGGTTTGCCTTCTCAGAGAAGTGTCTTCAGAGCATCAGCCAATACTTCACCACAATCGCTGGATACAgacaaaaatcaggttttgttGTTAAGTTACCTGAAACCTTCGCTACTGCTATTTTAGACATAAAAACCATTCAATTTACCAAAAATGATCAGACATGAAAAACATTCCGAAATCACTTTGTTGATGGAAGACAAAGTGAATAGCCATAAGCCCTGAATTAAACATATTGTATTGGGCACTGCTGCCTCCACATTAACAGAATAGTGCTAACTCAAGACTATACAACTTTCTATTTTAAATCAATCAGCATTGGAGTACATGACAAAATGCATTGTCAGAAATCATCGTGTAATGTGAATATGTGAAATAACtgtatataattagttatttgaGTATCGATAAGCATTTCAAGGGTAAAACAGTGAACAAGAAAACTAATCCAAGCAAAATATAATGGAAGAAGTTTTTGCTATGATGCTACCTATCGAAAAATCTTTCTTTAAGGGAGGAAAATGCAGTAACATCACAAGTTCTATAGAATCAATTGGAGGCAAGTCAACAAAAGAAAGAACACGAGGTCAAGAGCATATATTTCTTTTCACCAGACCCAAATCAATAGAATTCCAACCTGTCAGGCCGATACTCCAATATGTGGTTAAAAAGCTGCAGAAAGAAGTCTTCCAGGTCGACATTCAGAGCTTCAAGGTTGCTCCTCCCGACATTAAACACAATTATGCAGCATTGCAGATGTTGTGATGTAGACAGTGTATTATCATGTAGAATCTCACTGTGATGGTCGGTATACCCAGAAAGCTTCTTGAGACATGTGGTAAGTTCACCCATGAAATCCAAATCAATTAAATGTGAGAATTTTCCTAATCCCTCCATCTGGGGATACATTAATGGCCTTGCTCCTGAAGTCCTGATGATGATAATTAGACTGTCAGGACAGTAAGTCAGTAACTTCCAAAGTAAGTAAAAATTTATCATATTGAATAAACTCGGATCGTATAATGCCAATAATTAGTTGATTCTCACGAAACTTAAGTGTAAACTTTCAAACACACATACCTGGAATTTGAAGTATACATCCTATGCTTCAAAATACGAAGGTAAGTCTCAAAAAGAGCAGATAGTGTTTCTTTCTGTATACTTCTCCTAACCTTTCGATTAAGAGTAAAGAAGGCACCTCTAAGTTCAGCATCAACCTGtagtaataataaaaacaacaataaacaAACTTCTAATACAAACCAACATAGCCATCTCAAGAAAATTATGGAATACACAGTGTTACCTCTTCTCTAGCCTTTGGCTTTCTTTTTATCACTCACTGGCAATTGCTTTGGGACCAAAGCAAGGAGTTTGATACAGCTGTCTACTGAGCATGCACTAACATTAATATGTATCATAAGTAAAGGCTTATTTAAAAATGAGTTTCTCTGTGATGCAAAAAGGAGCATAAGGATACCAGCACTTTCGACTGAAACTTTGCATGAGGAGATTCAGTTTGAGCTTGCACATTTTGGAATTTACTGTCTCCCTTTTTGCTTTCAGAGATTGCTTTATGTTCTTTCTTTTGAGACACTGCGCGTAGCGCAGAGCCACAGATGGCATGGTGCAGCCGTTGTGCTCTCCGTGACCAGCGTTTGACTCTGGTCGGACGCGCTCACCCTCTTTCTTAATAAATTCGACATTGGGTCCTTCCCTAGTATCCAGCgtttttttgttctttcttttgaaTAGTTTGTTTGGCATCTGCTCCTTTGTCTTCAGATTTAGATTGAACACCATTAGAACTGTCATCAAATCTTGCGTTCTTGGCTGCATGCCAATGCAAATATGTTACGTGAGTAGAATAACACCAAGTAACATGGGCAAATAAACAAGGCATCTTTAACCTTCAAATGGCATCGTTAGCTAGATAGAACTGATGCATACAGCTTCTGGTGTGTTTAACAAAAAAATGATATCCACAGAAACCTATTTGTGCCTTTTTAGCTCTCATTGGACAAGCGGTCTTGGCATGATCTTTCTGTTACAGTGAACTGAAAATTATTATAGGAAGCAAAGATCATTAAAGCCAGTTCTATATAAACAAATATTAATTGGGCCTTTTTTCAAAAAACGGAGAAGTGCCCATACCCCATACATGGATAGGTGCAACAATTTAGCTCTTTCCTAGAAAAAGAATGTTGGATTCTATGTACGTGCCAGCTGACCTCCCATGTCCAATTCAGTCAACCTGGTACAAGAGAATGCATAATTTCCAAATGGCAAAGCCGAAAGACTAGGCTCAATGTACTGATTGAATTTGTTTAGTACCCTTCCACATTGGATCTACATTTGCAGTTGCACCTAGATCGTTCTTTCTTCCaattttagggcccctttgaattgcaggaatggaaaaacggaggaataggaaaaacgtaggattctgacaggaatgcaggtgtaaaacagaggattggaaaatacaggaaaaatacaggaatgaccgtttgattagaccacaggaaaaacgcaggaatcggatgagagagatagactcaaaggaatttttccaagaggttggacctcttgctaactttcctccaaaatctctatatgattagccattccataggaattttaaaggatagtatatgattcaatcctttgtttcaaaggctttcataggaattttttccataggattgaaatccttcaaatttcctacactttttctacaaatcaaagggggccttacAGTTTATTCCAATCATCTACGTTCTAAAGGGCACCATTCCAATTGCAATCATTCGTGATTAGGCATTGTCATTTTTTAgtacacaaattttgcaaaattttctCCTCGGTAGTACAAGTGTACAACAACGAGAGTAGCTGGTTTGGTTGGAAGTAGTAACAAGTTCCTCCACGGAGAAAGAAACCTGAGCGCATCAACACACTCTTCTATTCGATGACAAAGCCGCGATTCTTAAATTGGAATAAAGACTGATAATTCAAACATTCAATACTGATGCTGCAGCAAGAGCAGAATAACAACAGATAAAACTGGAGCGGCGCGGAAAAGCGTCATGGGATGATGGGTGGCTGTACCGTTGTTGTAGACCAGCTTCCCCTGCAGCGTCTTGACGGGGAATGCGTCCACCTCCCTCCACCAAGTCGTCATGCTCCTTGCACGGCCTGAGGCTGAGGGCCTCGGCCACCTTCCTGTTGCCCTCGCGCTCCTCGTAGGGGCGCTCgacctcgtcctcgtcgtcgtggtCGGCGACCCTGGTGACcacgacctcgccgtcgtccacctccggcggcagctgcggcgggAGGATca from Oryza glaberrima chromosome 3, OglaRS2, whole genome shotgun sequence carries:
- the LOC127767482 gene encoding ninja-family protein Os03g0419100, giving the protein MASRDFLGVFGGGGGERRAANGSGSAVGGESDEIELSLGLSLGGRFGTDMSPDAKRARLARSSSIASVCSVSAADGDPSPAAPLPLLRTSSLPTETEEERWRRREMQNRRRLEARRKRLERRISVGSSSVPNKPGREDGGDGAVNRLQLRRSIGSQGSSSANPQDQGPDGSAICQSTEARSPSTSDDTNQNSALPPTASTGKPLNGTVTQQSPLRTLGSLTMRTSSTGDIGKIMMDMPMVSSKVEGPNGRKIDGFLYKYRKGEDVSIMCVCHGKFHSPAEFVKHAGGGDVSNPLRHIVVNPSPSVFL